In Candidatus Sysuiplasma acidicola, a single genomic region encodes these proteins:
- a CDS encoding transposase, with amino-acid sequence MAAVEEYATVAIDSSGFRTNSYVFYCQEKHGPSRRNVWLKASLLAGCKTHGVFRAAVTQNTVADATLFQELLGGAIQAGFDIGKATADKAYLSRANYNYGSELGISVFIPFKSDSIAMAKGSPAWKKMYHLFHLKRDEFDEEYHPRSNVESVFSAIKMKFGEAIKSKNPTAQVNEAYCKIIAYNITVVIHEMFEHGLESHLLLIDNLTGNNVPNPYRQDKSLTEFDKTNL; translated from the coding sequence TTGGCTGCCGTTGAAGAATATGCGACTGTGGCTATTGACTCCTCCGGATTCCGTACGAATTCGTATGTCTTCTATTGCCAGGAGAAGCACGGTCCGTCAAGACGAAATGTCTGGCTGAAAGCTTCACTGCTTGCTGGCTGCAAGACGCATGGAGTGTTCAGGGCCGCTGTTACCCAGAACACTGTGGCTGATGCAACACTCTTTCAGGAACTTCTGGGAGGCGCGATTCAGGCGGGGTTTGATATCGGGAAAGCGACCGCCGACAAAGCATATCTCAGCAGGGCGAACTATAATTACGGTTCAGAACTGGGTATCAGTGTATTCATTCCTTTCAAAAGCGATTCAATAGCCATGGCGAAAGGATCGCCCGCGTGGAAGAAGATGTACCACCTTTTCCACTTAAAACGCGATGAGTTTGATGAAGAGTACCACCCGAGGTCCAATGTAGAATCGGTGTTTTCAGCCATAAAAATGAAATTTGGAGAGGCGATAAAATCCAAAAACCCCACAGCCCAGGTCAATGAGGCTTACTGCAAGATCATCGCGTACAACATCACGGTCGTCATCCATGAGATGTTTGAGCATGGCCTGGAGAGCCATCTGCTGCTGATTGATAATCTAACAGGGAATAACGTGCCAAATCCATACAGACAGGATAAGTCCTTGACAGAGTTTGACAAAACAAATCTGTGA
- a CDS encoding SWIM zinc finger domain-containing protein produces MKLPELTRIKADRLLSKFPDAVKYVGEGEFSVSSESGHGRYRVLDKIDSWTCECRYFQEEEETCKHIAAVMLNLDRQIGVTAEIVDKLAKVSYPQNWEAYDLAQMAELRLFDPLLLGLVESIEDPQPARSTGRPRTEFSTDLFCAVRKVASMYSCRRSYGFLETAHEKKYLDSTPNYSISSRLLIREDVTPILKELVSLSAFPLGCR; encoded by the coding sequence ATGAAACTCCCTGAACTGACACGGATTAAAGCGGATAGGTTGCTATCGAAATTTCCCGATGCTGTCAAGTACGTTGGTGAGGGGGAGTTTTCAGTATCTTCTGAAAGCGGCCATGGCAGGTACAGGGTGTTGGACAAAATTGACAGTTGGACGTGTGAATGCAGATATTTTCAGGAAGAGGAAGAAACATGCAAACACATTGCTGCAGTCATGCTTAATCTGGACCGTCAGATAGGAGTAACTGCAGAAATAGTCGATAAGCTAGCAAAAGTATCTTATCCCCAGAATTGGGAAGCATATGACCTTGCGCAGATGGCCGAGCTCCGCTTGTTCGACCCGCTTTTGCTAGGTCTTGTTGAAAGCATTGAAGATCCACAGCCTGCCCGGAGCACTGGAAGGCCTAGGACCGAGTTTTCGACAGACCTTTTCTGTGCGGTAAGGAAAGTTGCATCAATGTATTCGTGCCGGAGATCGTACGGCTTCCTTGAAACAGCACATGAAAAGAAATATCTCGATTCCACTCCCAACTATTCAATATCATCAAGACTGCTTATCAGGGAAGACGTTACGCCAATACTGAAAGAGCTCGTTTCATTATCTGCGTTTCCCCTTGGCTGCCGTTGA
- a CDS encoding ABC transporter ATP-binding protein: MFEICNLTKFYSKISQPAVENLNLTIRDGEIFGFAGLNGAGKTTTIRISAGVLYPTSGTVLIDGKDIVTEKIDASYNIGWIPESPSFEPGAKPLSLMKYFGGFYGMKTSESMKRGKELLELVKLDGELDKKFRNYSQGMKKRFALAAAMLSDPGNYLFDETSTGLDPDGIRFVRNLLLDLKRKGKAILVSSHILDELENVCDKVAIINRGKLIEVVDRERIWSMTVRGTRLEDHFLELIDKPSQLGHSIERT, encoded by the coding sequence GTGTTTGAAATATGCAACCTCACTAAATTTTATTCAAAGATCAGCCAGCCTGCTGTTGAAAACTTGAATCTCACGATAAGAGACGGGGAGATATTTGGCTTCGCAGGACTGAACGGTGCAGGAAAGACGACAACAATACGCATTTCCGCAGGCGTTCTGTATCCTACGTCTGGCACAGTGCTCATTGATGGAAAGGATATAGTGACTGAAAAGATCGATGCTTCATATAACATAGGATGGATTCCAGAATCGCCCAGCTTTGAACCAGGCGCGAAACCACTTTCGCTCATGAAATATTTTGGCGGCTTTTACGGGATGAAAACTTCTGAATCGATGAAACGAGGCAAAGAATTGCTAGAACTGGTGAAGCTAGATGGCGAACTGGATAAGAAGTTCAGGAACTACTCTCAGGGCATGAAGAAGCGCTTTGCTCTGGCAGCAGCAATGCTTTCCGATCCCGGCAACTACCTCTTCGATGAAACATCGACCGGCCTTGATCCAGATGGCATACGATTCGTCAGGAATTTGCTGCTTGATCTAAAACGCAAAGGTAAGGCCATTCTCGTGTCGTCGCACATTCTCGACGAACTGGAGAACGTGTGTGATAAGGTAGCAATCATAAACAGAGGCAAGCTTATAGAAGTCGTAGACAGAGAAAGAATATGGAGTATGACCGTTCGTGGTACAAGACTGGAAGATCACTTCTTAGAACTCATAGACAAGCCATCACAGTTGGGACATTCTATTGAACGGACTTGA